A portion of the Leptospira kanakyensis genome contains these proteins:
- a CDS encoding NuoI/complex I 23 kDa subunit family protein — translation MGTVNVVNVAKKHQFSWYEKFYFWSIGKGLWITLKHFIKVALFNQQVTIEYPDKKRQYSTRFRGMHSMKRDEKGRERCTACFCCMWICPANAIHIEAAEVPTDRQHLHPEDKFAKKFEINLLRCIFCGLCEEACPKGAIYLDGTGEMAADNREDLFLTKERMMEKTGGPILGQRN, via the coding sequence TTGGGAACCGTTAATGTAGTCAACGTCGCCAAAAAACATCAGTTTTCTTGGTATGAGAAGTTCTATTTTTGGTCCATTGGGAAAGGCCTTTGGATCACACTGAAACATTTCATTAAGGTAGCTTTGTTCAACCAACAAGTGACCATTGAATATCCTGACAAAAAACGCCAGTATTCCACTCGGTTTCGCGGAATGCACTCGATGAAACGAGATGAAAAAGGTCGGGAAAGATGTACGGCTTGTTTTTGTTGTATGTGGATTTGTCCGGCCAACGCGATTCATATCGAAGCGGCAGAAGTCCCGACGGACCGTCAACACCTCCATCCAGAAGATAAGTTTGCTAAGAAATTTGAAATCAACTTACTCCGTTGTATTTTTTGTGGTCTTTGTGAGGAAGCTTGTCCTAAGGGTGCGATTTACCTAGATGGAACTGGGGAAATGGCTGCGGACAACCGTGAGGACTTATTTTTAACCAAAGAAAGAATGATGGAAAAAACTGGCGGACCGATCCTCGGCCAAAGGAATTAA
- a CDS encoding acetyl-CoA C-acetyltransferase — MGNSYIIDAVRTPRGKGKKRGTLASVHPQELAAATLKAIQSRTGIDPKTVEEVVMGCVSQVADQAACIARYAVMAAHWPKDVPGYTVNRFCGSGLQALNNVANHVGSGAMELGVGGGVESMSRVKMGDDMIGRDFNVGNDKIAAHYNLVPQGISADLIATKYDISREEADRFAESSQQKAHAAIQNGLFKKSVIPITLDDGTVVTEEENPRLESDYAFLSGLGPVFKTIGEKELDAIALRSYPEVTKINHIHTLGNSSGIVDGAAAILVSNDEGLKKYGLKPRAKILATVATGEDPTIMLTGPVSASQKALKQAGLSVKDIDLWEINEAFASVVLYVKKTLGIDESKINVNGGAIALGHPLGATGAILTGTVLDELERRDLRYGLITLCIGGGMGIATIIERLK; from the coding sequence ATGGGGAATTCCTATATTATTGATGCTGTCCGAACTCCGAGAGGAAAGGGCAAAAAACGTGGGACACTTGCATCCGTCCACCCACAAGAATTAGCTGCTGCCACATTAAAAGCCATCCAATCACGTACCGGAATTGATCCCAAAACGGTTGAAGAAGTTGTAATGGGTTGTGTATCCCAAGTTGCTGACCAAGCTGCATGTATCGCACGTTATGCGGTTATGGCTGCTCATTGGCCAAAAGATGTTCCAGGTTATACTGTGAACCGATTTTGTGGATCCGGATTACAAGCACTCAACAACGTAGCAAACCATGTTGGTTCTGGAGCGATGGAACTTGGGGTTGGAGGTGGAGTTGAATCCATGAGCCGTGTGAAAATGGGTGATGATATGATTGGTCGTGATTTTAACGTTGGTAACGATAAAATTGCTGCACATTACAACCTAGTGCCACAAGGGATTTCTGCTGACTTAATCGCAACTAAGTATGATATTTCTCGTGAAGAAGCAGATCGTTTTGCAGAATCTTCACAACAAAAAGCACATGCTGCCATTCAAAACGGACTTTTTAAAAAATCTGTGATCCCAATTACTTTGGATGATGGAACCGTTGTGACAGAAGAAGAGAACCCACGTTTGGAATCAGACTACGCTTTCCTTTCTGGTCTTGGCCCTGTATTCAAAACCATTGGTGAAAAAGAATTGGATGCGATTGCATTACGTTCTTACCCAGAAGTAACAAAAATAAATCACATCCATACACTCGGAAACTCTTCTGGTATTGTTGATGGTGCTGCTGCAATCTTAGTTTCCAATGATGAAGGATTGAAGAAATACGGTTTGAAACCACGTGCAAAAATTCTTGCAACAGTGGCAACTGGTGAAGATCCAACGATTATGTTAACTGGTCCTGTTTCTGCTTCTCAAAAAGCTTTGAAACAAGCTGGCCTTAGTGTAAAGGACATTGACCTTTGGGAAATCAACGAAGCATTCGCCTCTGTAGTGTTATACGTAAAGAAAACACTCGGAATTGATGAATCCAAAATCAATGTGAACGGGGGAGCAATTGCTCTTGGACACCCACTCGGAGCAACAGGAGCTATCCTTACTGGAACGGTTCTTGACGAGTTGGAAAGAAGAGACCTTCGTTACGGACTCATCACTCTTTGTATCGGTGGCGGTATGGGTATCGCTACTATCATCGAAAGATTGAAGTAA
- a CDS encoding winged helix-turn-helix domain-containing protein: MILDGIFGNKTASRVLLHLFHYNEIHSAAIAKDYALAPTPIRMQLERFEKAGILVAKNVGRTRVFSFNQKSPFVKPIKGILEIFYNSLTIEEKEKIFSARRRPREKGKPVYGRT; the protein is encoded by the coding sequence ATGATACTTGATGGTATATTTGGGAATAAAACAGCTTCAAGGGTACTTCTCCATTTATTCCATTACAATGAAATTCATTCTGCTGCCATTGCAAAGGATTATGCTTTGGCGCCTACACCCATTAGAATGCAACTAGAACGTTTCGAAAAAGCCGGTATCCTCGTTGCCAAAAACGTAGGAAGAACTAGGGTTTTTTCATTTAATCAAAAATCTCCTTTTGTTAAACCTATTAAAGGAATTTTAGAAATATTTTATAATTCTTTAACTATAGAAGAGAAAGAAAAAATATTTTCCGCAAGACGAAGGCCTAGAGAGAAAGGGAAACCCGTTTATGGAAGAACCTAA
- a CDS encoding Zn-ribbon domain-containing OB-fold protein: MSVTQTFPGTSCNQCNFKVAEVLDGCPSCGSESTEKVDLKENGTIHSFTVVYVGFGHMASRAPYVLAIVQTEENVKLTTVIEGVTDFNTVKIGDKVRFKGMDDKIGPVFQY, translated from the coding sequence ATGAGCGTAACACAGACTTTCCCAGGCACATCTTGTAACCAATGTAACTTCAAAGTCGCGGAAGTTTTAGATGGTTGCCCGTCCTGTGGGAGTGAATCCACTGAAAAAGTGGATTTAAAAGAGAATGGAACCATCCATTCTTTTACAGTTGTGTATGTTGGATTTGGACATATGGCAAGCCGTGCCCCTTACGTTCTGGCAATTGTGCAAACAGAAGAAAATGTAAAACTCACTACTGTCATTGAAGGTGTTACAGATTTTAATACGGTGAAAATTGGAGACAAGGTTCGATTCAAAGGTATGGACGATAAGATCGGCCCTGTATTTCAATATTAG
- a CDS encoding acyl-CoA thioesterase, which yields MKPKEGSFQYSFRVRYSEVDSQGIVFNANYLNYLDVAITEYFRTKGISYSEFIDRYQLDFHVVQSLVDYRNGAKFDDELAISLDPSYQSSKIFWSFQMECGDKLICSGVLTYITVSHVTKKIVSLPEEVSQLLQLEKKFDKAKS from the coding sequence ATGAAACCAAAGGAAGGTTCTTTCCAATATTCGTTTCGGGTTCGGTATTCGGAAGTGGATTCGCAAGGGATTGTTTTTAATGCCAATTATTTAAATTATTTGGATGTGGCTATTACCGAATACTTTCGTACAAAGGGAATTTCTTATTCAGAATTTATAGATCGTTACCAACTTGATTTTCATGTCGTACAATCGCTCGTTGATTATCGGAATGGAGCCAAGTTCGATGATGAGTTGGCGATTTCTTTAGATCCAAGTTATCAATCTTCGAAGATTTTTTGGTCGTTTCAAATGGAATGTGGAGATAAACTTATTTGTTCAGGAGTTCTTACTTATATTACAGTGAGTCATGTCACAAAGAAGATTGTATCGCTACCGGAAGAGGTGAGTCAGTTGTTACAGTTGGAAAAGAAATTTGATAAGGCTAAAAGCTAA